A genomic window from Acidimicrobiia bacterium includes:
- a CDS encoding rod shape-determining protein gives MPIGHPSSRGRGLAGLLGLGRRDDRGGGWLSGERVESLFGAFGRDMAVDLGTANTLVYVRGKGVVLNEPSVVAINTKDGRPLAVGHDAKRMIGRTPSHIQAIRPLKDGVIADFDITEKMLRYFIQKVHQGRFAKPRIVICVPNGVTAVEQRAVEEAAIHAGARRAFIIEEPMAAAIGAGLPVHEPAGNMIVDIGGGTTEVAVISLGGIVVSESVRIGGDEIDQAIVNFVKKEYNLALGERTAEEVKIAIGSAFPFPDEPRAEIRGRDLVTGLPKTVVVSAEEIRDAIEEPVSQIVDAVKIALDRTPPELAADIMQRGIVLTGGGALLRSLDARLHHETGMPIKVAENALYSVAIGSGQCLEEFAALRAVLASTTHR, from the coding sequence ATGCCTATAGGACACCCTTCTTCTAGAGGGCGAGGACTCGCGGGGCTGCTCGGTTTGGGGCGACGCGATGACCGCGGCGGAGGTTGGTTGTCCGGCGAAAGGGTGGAGTCACTTTTTGGGGCCTTCGGGCGTGATATGGCCGTGGATCTAGGCACGGCTAACACGCTCGTCTACGTCCGGGGCAAGGGCGTCGTGCTAAACGAGCCGTCGGTCGTTGCCATCAATACCAAAGATGGCAGACCGCTTGCGGTGGGCCACGATGCCAAGAGGATGATCGGCCGCACACCCTCGCATATTCAGGCGATCAGACCCCTCAAGGACGGCGTCATTGCCGATTTCGATATCACCGAGAAGATGCTTCGCTACTTCATTCAAAAAGTACATCAGGGTAGGTTCGCCAAACCCAGGATCGTGATCTGTGTACCGAACGGAGTTACGGCAGTTGAACAGCGAGCAGTAGAAGAGGCTGCAATTCATGCCGGTGCTCGCCGCGCCTTCATAATTGAGGAGCCTATGGCGGCAGCAATCGGAGCAGGTCTTCCTGTGCACGAGCCCGCAGGCAACATGATTGTCGATATAGGGGGCGGCACCACCGAGGTTGCTGTCATATCGCTAGGCGGAATAGTCGTCTCGGAATCCGTGAGAATAGGAGGCGACGAGATAGACCAGGCGATAGTCAACTTCGTAAAGAAGGAGTACAACCTCGCTTTGGGAGAGCGGACTGCCGAAGAAGTCAAGATTGCTATTGGCTCCGCATTTCCTTTTCCAGACGAGCCAAGAGCCGAGATTAGGGGGCGCGACCTGGTTACCGGTCTCCCAAAGACGGTAGTAGTCTCTGCAGAGGAAATCCGTGACGCAATTGAAGAACCAGTGAGCCAGATCGTAGACGCGGTGAAGATCGCTCTTGATAGAACTCCACCCGAGTTGGCTGCTGACATTATGCAGCGCGGTATAGTACTCACTGGTGGCGGGGCGCTCCTCAGAAGTTTGGATGCTCGCTTGCACCATGAGACGGGAATGCCTATCAAGGTAGCCGAAAACGCTCTCTACTCCGTAGCGATCGGCTCGGGCCAGTGCCTAGAGGAATTCGCAGCCTTGCGCGCTGTCCTCGCTTCTACCACACACCGCTGA
- the tig gene encoding trigger factor produces the protein MKHFERGFRVKKLHDSYEVRSRSNPSYSWNTREESLDVKTETQRVDDSTVRLKVVVEPDEFEPEIEKAARDLASRIKLKGFRKGRVPRQVLEAHLGRGAITEAAVNSSLGRYLEEAARVEDLEVVAEPKIESVDVSTGGLCFEATLRVMPEIDTPKWEGLEIEIPSLSVSDEEVDREIDAFRERVAPLEPVARPAKENDFVLIDITGQIHGKPVPGLSLKDFSYQLGSGSIVPKLDKELESKRPGDILKFNDTIRVRQATTSDEARAATQSREEADEGQPQEATFTVIVKEVRERRPQPLTDAWVEDNTEFDTVDQLRSDVRKKLELAKKIAARSAARHLVASKLAEAIETDIPEEAIEEEVADIARRFSERLQQAGLSLGQYARSIEKSRGEIEYEWRKQAIFNLKSDLCLRRIAKEEGIVATEEDLEREASAIAAMAGDRADKVKEELTKGRPARSLAAGIIRSKALERVLEKAVLIPEGGEAITWRDLYIAEPEKAEGPPEESSTNSAKAGEIRAKVSTQSERQEK, from the coding sequence ATGAAGCATTTTGAGCGAGGATTTCGAGTGAAAAAACTCCACGATTCATATGAAGTCCGTTCAAGAAGCAATCCTTCTTATTCTTGGAACACCCGGGAGGAGTCTCTAGACGTGAAAACCGAAACACAAAGAGTCGACGATTCGACAGTTCGCTTGAAGGTCGTAGTCGAACCTGACGAGTTCGAACCTGAAATCGAAAAGGCCGCTAGGGATTTGGCTAGTCGCATCAAGCTCAAGGGGTTCCGAAAAGGGAGGGTTCCCCGACAGGTCCTCGAGGCCCATCTAGGAAGAGGCGCCATTACCGAAGCAGCAGTCAACTCCTCACTGGGACGCTACTTAGAGGAGGCGGCGCGAGTTGAAGATCTCGAGGTGGTCGCAGAGCCAAAGATCGAGAGTGTGGATGTTTCCACAGGGGGCCTTTGCTTCGAGGCGACTCTGAGAGTGATGCCAGAGATCGACACCCCCAAATGGGAAGGGCTTGAAATCGAGATCCCATCTCTTTCCGTTTCTGACGAAGAAGTAGATAGAGAGATCGATGCATTCAGAGAGCGAGTAGCTCCGCTGGAGCCGGTAGCCAGGCCTGCCAAGGAAAACGACTTCGTCTTGATAGATATCACCGGACAGATTCACGGCAAGCCCGTGCCCGGCCTCTCGCTCAAGGACTTCTCATACCAGTTGGGGTCTGGATCGATAGTCCCGAAGCTGGACAAAGAGCTCGAGAGCAAGCGGCCGGGCGACATTCTCAAGTTCAACGACACCATTAGAGTGCGCCAGGCAACCACATCCGATGAGGCCCGTGCGGCTACGCAAAGCCGAGAGGAAGCAGACGAAGGACAGCCTCAGGAAGCCACTTTTACGGTGATCGTCAAGGAGGTACGAGAGCGCCGGCCTCAACCGCTCACCGATGCGTGGGTAGAGGACAACACGGAGTTCGACACCGTTGATCAACTGCGATCCGACGTACGCAAAAAACTTGAGCTGGCCAAGAAGATCGCGGCCCGAAGCGCCGCACGCCACCTTGTAGCTTCCAAACTAGCCGAGGCTATAGAGACGGACATCCCCGAAGAAGCCATTGAGGAAGAGGTAGCAGATATAGCCAGGCGCTTCAGCGAGCGACTGCAGCAGGCAGGCCTTTCTTTGGGCCAGTACGCCCGTTCTATCGAAAAGTCTCGAGGTGAGATCGAGTACGAATGGCGTAAGCAAGCCATCTTCAACTTGAAGTCGGACTTGTGCTTGCGGCGTATTGCCAAGGAGGAAGGAATTGTGGCTACCGAGGAGGACCTGGAAAGAGAGGCCTCGGCGATCGCAGCTATGGCTGGAGACAGAGCTGACAAGGTCAAAGAGGAGCTTACTAAAGGCCGCCCCGCGCGCTCGCTCGCTGCTGGTATCATCAGATCCAAAGCGCTCGAGAGGGTCTTAGAAAAGGCAGTGCTGATCCCAGAGGGCGGTGAAGCCATTACCTGGCGCGACCTCTACATCGCAGAGCCGGAAAAGGCCGAAGGACCGCCCGAAGAATCGAGCACC
- the mreC gene encoding rod shape-determining protein MreC: MPRGIRSLARCPRFYHTPLSWAAPAIVLPKRPVRSFPTRRSIVLVAVSILFLLVPESLVAPLKRATFSAIAPVDHAVASVTYPVVGFVDGIVNAGRLREENERLREEIKRLREESQGSLGAKSRIEQLERMLQLHESSKIRGVVARVIVPRESNADASVLINAGSKDGIVEGFPVVDPDGLVGIVEEVSLTASRVRLVIDPRFGAGARLANSRDIGAVAGDGSETLPLRLIDPRVDVQVGELVVTSGAASGSAFPPDIPIGRVAQLDRSTGALESNIRVQPAVNLSRLEYVRVLVYKGQG, translated from the coding sequence GTGCCTAGAGGAATTCGCAGCCTTGCGCGCTGTCCTCGCTTCTACCACACACCGCTGAGCTGGGCCGCACCAGCTATCGTGCTGCCCAAGAGGCCCGTTCGCTCTTTTCCAACTCGCCGATCCATCGTCCTCGTAGCCGTTTCGATCCTTTTTTTACTCGTACCGGAATCGTTGGTAGCGCCGCTTAAGAGAGCCACGTTTTCAGCGATCGCTCCTGTGGACCACGCCGTAGCTTCGGTCACCTACCCAGTCGTTGGCTTCGTAGACGGAATCGTGAATGCAGGGAGACTTCGTGAAGAGAACGAACGTTTGCGTGAAGAAATCAAGCGATTGAGAGAAGAATCACAAGGATCGCTCGGGGCGAAGTCTCGAATAGAACAGCTTGAAAGAATGCTTCAGCTTCACGAGTCGTCCAAGATTAGGGGCGTTGTGGCGCGCGTCATAGTTCCTAGGGAGTCGAACGCCGACGCGAGCGTTCTTATAAACGCTGGCTCCAAGGACGGAATAGTCGAGGGATTTCCGGTCGTCGATCCTGACGGTCTAGTCGGGATTGTAGAAGAGGTATCTCTTACCGCATCGCGGGTGAGACTTGTCATCGACCCGCGCTTTGGGGCTGGGGCCCGTTTGGCGAACTCTAGGGATATCGGGGCCGTAGCAGGGGATGGTTCGGAGACCCTCCCCCTTCGTCTCATAGATCCCAGAGTCGACGTGCAAGTAGGTGAGCTTGTCGTAACGTCGGGGGCTGCTAGCGGCTCCGCATTTCCTCCCGATATTCCCATAGGAAGGGTCGCACAACTCGACCGCTCGACTGGAGCTTTGGAATCGAACATTCGAGTCCAGCCAGCGGTAAACCTCTCGAGGCTAGAGTACGTCAGAGTCCTCGTGTACAAAGGGCAAGGTTGA
- a CDS encoding NrdH-redoxin yields MTIYTTIWCTYCQALKRKLDEAEITYCEVDIEDNPECAGIIERFTGGYRTVPTVEVCGSYLVNPSLDEIIDALKRCASYA; encoded by the coding sequence ATAACCATTTACACCACGATTTGGTGTACCTACTGTCAAGCTTTGAAACGAAAGCTCGACGAGGCCGAGATCACCTATTGCGAGGTTGACATAGAAGACAACCCGGAGTGTGCAGGAATCATCGAGAGGTTTACCGGGGGCTACCGCACGGTACCCACTGTAGAGGTATGCGGATCGTATCTCGTCAATCCTTCACTCGATGAAATCATAGACGCTCTAAAGCGTTGCGCTTCATATGCTTAG